TGCTCATTCCCATTGGCGACAGCCAGCAGCAAAGCCTTTTCAAATATCGCCGCATCAGCGAAGAGCGCTGGGAGCGGCAGAATCTCCACCAGTGCAGCTTTGTCAAACTGGTGGGCAAAGAGGGCTGGAGCCCTGGGGAGGATGCACCGTGAAACCGTACCTGCTCTATGTCACCCGCCACGCCAAATCCAGCTGGGATGACCCCGCCAGCCGGGATTTCGACCGCACCCTGAACCAGCGTGGCCTGGCCAACGCGCCACAGACAGGGCAGCAGCTCCTGGCCCGAGGGATACACCTGGACTCCATCGTCTCCAGCCCGGCAGTGCGGGCCAAGGCCACAGCCCAGCTCATCGCCCATGCAATGGACTATTCACCGGAAAACATTCTCTTCCAGCAGCGCATTTATGAAGCCAGCAGCAGCGACCTCGCCTCGGTGGTGGCACAACTGGACCCGGCGTGGTATAGTGTGCTCCTGTGTGGCCACAATCCCGGCCTCACCGACTTTATTACCAAGTACAGCGACCTCAACCTGGACAACCTGCCCACCGCAGCAGTCGCCGCCTTGCAATTTGAGCTGCCATGGAAGGACATCCATCGGCAAAAGGGCAAATGCCTGTTTTTCTACTCTCCACGGCAAGGCTTTATCGAACCATAGGAAAAAAGTGATACGAGAGCCATGAACCTGCACGCCCCCCGTTCCCTGGAACAGGACGCCATCTGCAAAGAGCACATTAACCAGCTGCCCCTGCTGGATTTCACAGGAAATATTGAACTGATCACCACGGAAGAACAATGCCACGAAGCACTGCCCGCCCTGCAGCAGTGCCCGGTGCTGGGCTTTGATACGGAAACACGTCCCACCTTCCGCAAGGGGCAGTTCTTCCTGCCCTCGCTGATACAGCTGGCAACCCATAACCACGTCTACCTCTTCCAGATCAGCCGCTTCAACCTGCCCGCCGGGCTGCTGGAGATATTCTCCAGCCAGCACATCGTCAAGGTCGGAGCCGGCCTGAACTATGATGTCAAGCAGCTCCAGCAGATTGCCGCCTTTGATGAACAGAGCTTTGTTGACATTGCCCACCTGGCGACCCGCCTCGGCATCAAACAGACCGGCCTGCGCACCCTGTGCGCCCTGCTCTTTGGCAAACGCCTTTCCAAAAAGGCCCGTTGCTCCGACTGGAGCCGCAAACACCTCTCCGCTGAGCAGATCAAGTATGCCGCCGCTGACGCCTGGATCAGCCGTGAACTCTATATGGCCCTCAACAGCCTTCTGGAAAAGCAGAACGCCTCTGCTGAACCCATGGTTTCAGGGAAGTAGAACCCCACAAAAGAACAGCCCGCGCCGCAAAAGCGGCGCGGGCTGTGGATTTCATGATTCCATTCCCCTCAATTCATCTGCTCCAGTGCCCAGCGCAGACGCCGGCAGACCACGGACTGGCCCAGCACCGGTACCAGCAGATCAAGCTCCGGACCACGGCACTTGCCGGTCAAAGCCACCCGCAGGGTCATAAAGAGATTCTTCCCCTTCACACCCACGACCTTGCCCGCTTCCTTGACCATATCCTTATACACTTCCCCATCAAGAGCCTGGGAGAGAGCTTCCACACGCTTCAACACCTCCTCGACCAGGGGACGGCTGGTTTCCAGCTGCAAAAACGCGCGGCCATCTTCCTCCAGGAGTGGATCGCGGTCGAGGAAAATGGGGTAATAGGTGCTCACATCTGCCAGCACCGTACAGTTGCCCCGGATAATATCAATCTCAAGCTGCAGCTGATTCTCGTCCTTGGCACCATCTATGAGACCTGTCTGCATCAGGTACGGTTTCATCAGCGCCGTGATGCGCGGCAGGTCGGCTTCGCGGATGTAGTGGGCGTTCATCCAGTCCAGCTTGGCGTTGTCGAAGACAGCGGCGGCGCGGTTGATGCGCTCCAGGCTGAACAGCTCGATGATGCGCTCCACGCTGAACAACTCCTCTTCGCTGCCACTGCTCCAGCCCAGCAGGCTCAGGTAGTTGACCATAGCTTCAGGCAGGTAGCCCTTTTCCTGGTACTGGCCCACGCTGGTGGCACCGTGGCGCTTGCTGAGCTTGGAGCGATCCTCGCCCAGAATCAGACTGACATGGGCGTAACGGGGGGGCTCCACGCCCAGGGCTTCGCAGATCATCATCTGGCGCAGGGTATTGCTGAGGTGCTCCTCAGCGCGGATGACGTGGGTGATCTCCATGAGGACATCGTCAATGCTGACACAGAAATTATAGACGGGCATGCCGTCGGAACGCATGATGATGAAGTCGCCGATCATGCCATCCTTGAAGGTGACGTCGCCGCGGATGATGTCGTTGAGGACATAGTCCCGCAGGGGCGCGCGAAAGCGCACGGTGGGCCTGCGTCCCTCTTTTTCAAAGGCGGCAGCCTGCTCCGGGCTGAGATTTCGGCAGCGGCCATTGTAGTGGGGGGTGATCTTCAGGCGGGTGGCTTCCTCACGGGAGGCTTCCAGCTCTGCATCAGTGCAGTAGCAGTGGTAAGCCTTGTCAGCCTCCAGCAGTTTGCGGGCGTATTCCAGGTAGATTCCGGTGCGTTCGGACTGGCGATAGGGGCCGTAATCGCCACCCACATCGGGGCCTTCATCCCACTGAACACCGAGCCAGCGCAGATCTTCCAGCACCATGGCTTCACTTTCACGGGTGCTGCGGGCCTGATCCGTGTCCTCCACCCGCAGGATGAGCCTGCCCCCCTGGGCTTTGGCATAAAAGTAATTGAACAGCGCAGTTCGCGCGCCACCCACGTGCAGGTGACCAGTGGGGCTTGGGGCAAATCGGACTCGTACCATCTTTATCTCCAGGGAGTATAATTTAACAGGCTGCTGAAAAACCCTCATCTGCGGCGTTGCTCGCTGTCGCTCGTCATTGCAACGTAGGGGGAGTGCGCTTCACTCCTCGCTCTGGGAGCGCCTTGCACCTGAGTATTTTTCAATTGCCTGCGAAGTTTAAGGGTTTTTCAGCAGCCTGCCAACAAAGCGAAAGGATGCCACAGCGGTGGCATCCCTTCAACAAAATTATCGGTCAGAAACCTGAGCGAAACGGCTTCTTCAGCAGCAGGTCAGCTTGCGGGCAATTCCTGCCACATACTCGCCCTGGAAGCGGGCGCCATCCAGTTCGTTCTGGCTGGGCTGCCGTGAGCCATCGCCAGCGGCAATGGTGGAAGCGCCGTAGGGTGAGCAGCCGGTGATTTCGTCCACCCGGGTCTGCCCCTGGAAGGCGTAGGGCAGTCCGGCCACCACCATACCGTGGTGCAGCAGGGTGATGTGGAAACTCAGCAGGGTGGATTCCTGACCGCCGTGCTGGGTGGCGGTGCTGGTGAAGACGCTGCCCACCTTGCCCACCAGGGAACCCGATGCCCACAGCTGGCCGGTGGCATCCAGGAACTGACGCATCTGGCCACACATATTGCCAAAGCGGGTGGGAGTGCCGAAAATAATGGCATCGGCCCACTCCAGGTCCTCAACGGTCGCGGTGGGAATGTGGGCAAAGCTCTTGCGGGCTTCCACGGCGCCCATCTTTTCCAGCACTTCAACGGGAAGGGTTTCGGGAACCTGCAGAAGCTTCACCTCTGCCCCCTCAACCTTTTTCGCACCCTCGGCAATTGCCTGGGCCATCTGATACACGTGACCATACATGGAGTAAAAGACAATGGCTATCTTCATGGCACACCTCGTTCACTGTTCACGGTTTTCAAAACATGCGGCACTGGCATCAAGAATATCCGATTCGACGCTTTCGGCAAAGGGCTATTTCTCCACGCAGCTCACTGCCTGCTGCAGATCTTTCCATCACGCAGGCGGATCACCCGTTGCGCCCGCTGCGCCAGCTCGTCGTTATGGGTGATCATGACCACGGTGATGCCCCGCTCGTGCAGAGAGCGCAGCAGTCCGAAAATCTTTTCGCTGTTCTCGCTGTCCAGATTGCCCGTGGGCTCATCGGCCAGGATGATTTCGGGGTTGTTCACCAGGGCACGCGCCACCGCCACCCGCTGCATTTCGCCACCACTGAGCTGTGAAGGGCTGTGGTTGATGCGATCTCCAAGGCCCACGGTTGCCGCCAGTTCTCGGATGACGGCGGGGTCGGCCTTCTTGCGTGAGAACAGCAGGGGCAAGGCGATGTTATCGAAGACGCTGAGGCCGGGAATCAGGTAAAACTGCTGAAAGATAAAGCCGATTTTCTCGCGGCGCAGGGCCACCAGCTGAGATTCACCCATGGTGTCCACCCGTGCGCCGTCAAAGTGCATCTGACCTTTGGTGGGCAGATCCAGGCAGCCGAGAATGTGCAGCAGGGTGGTCTTGCCGGCGCCGGAGGGGCCGACAACGGCAATCAGCTCACCAGCAGCGATTTCCAGATCGATTCCTGCCAGGGCGTGCACGTTTTCCACGCCACGCCGATACGATTTTTCTATTCCTTTGAGTTGTATCATCCTTTGATCGCCTCGATTGGGTTGATTTTCGATGCCTTCCAGGCCGGATAGAGGCCGGAGAGCAGGCCGACAACAAAGATAAAGGCAACGCTGCCAAGGGCTACCGACAGCTCAAAGCGCACCAGGTCTCCACTGGGCACGTAGGGCATCACACTGCGCACAAAGCTTTCAATACCACGGGAACCCAGCACGGCGATGATAATACCCACCACCCCGCCAGCCAGGGAGAGAATGGTGGTCTCCTTGAGAATCATGCGGAAGACATCAAAGCGTGAAGCACCAATGGCCCGCATCATGCCAAGCTCCTGTGTGCGCTCGAAAACCGCCATGAGGATGGAGTTCATGACACCGACGGCACTGATCATCACGGCGATCAGGGCGATGGAGATGCTCAGGGACTTGGCAGAAGCCGCCAGGTTGGAGATGCTGTTCATCACCTGCCCCATGGTCACGATCTGAATGCCGGGAACGGCTTTTTCCAGCGCCTCGGTAACCAGGCCCAGCCGTTCAGGATTGTCCACCTTTACACCAATGGCCGTGGCACCACCGGGGCTCTCCATCAGACGCTGAGCCGTGGCGATGGGGAAGTAGACAAAAGCGTCATCGGCAGAAGTGGTGTTGCCGATGACACCGGCAACATGGAAGAGCTCGTCCATCTGGGGGTAGCGGAAACTGTCGCCGGCCTTGAGACCCGTGTGCTGCGCCACCTCGTATCCCAGCAGAATTTCATGTGCACTGCGTGGAATGGAGCCTGTGATATCCCAGTCGGGTTTGATCTCCTCCAGCACCTTCATATCGACACCATAGATCAGGTCAATGCGCTTCTGGGCGGGGTTGGGCAGCTGGGCCACCAGAATGGGGGTTGCCAGCGCCACACCTTCGGTGGCGAGAACATGTTCCATGACACCATCGTCAATGTAGCGGGGAATCACGTTGCCATGGAGCACCAGGGAAGCCACCTCATGGGCACAGCCCGAGGGAACCACCATGAAGTGCAGCCCCGTCTGATCCAGCTGCTGGGCAAGACTCTGTTCAAAGCCGCGATTAAAGGAAAAGACCGCAAAGAGCACACCGACGGAAGCCGCGATGCCCAGCATGGTCAAAGCACTGCGCGTGCGGTGACGCAGGAGGTTCTGAAAAGCCAGATGCAGGGAACTTGTCATTTGAGTACCACCCCACTGGCAACCAGCAAGAGGTTGTTATTATAGGTCGTCAGCGTGCCCGTCGCGCGGGCATCGTGTCCAAGACGCGCAGGCAGAGAGAAGCTGTGACGGGAGAGGTCCACAAAGATCTGCCCGGTATCGTCCTTCAGCATGAACCAGCAGCCATTGGAGGTGCACTGGGTCTGTATAAAACCTTCCATGGTCACCTCGGTTTCCAGGAGATCCTTGTTAAAGAAGGCATCCTGAACCGTAATCACCGGAGCGGCGGGATTCACCCCTGATCCGTACACCTCTTCCTTGGTGCCACAGGCAACCAGCAGAAGGGAAATGGCAACCAGTGCCAGCAAGAGAGAAATTCGGTACATAGAAACTCCTTAAAATCAATTTACATACTCAGGAAAGGCAAGTGCCGCCTTTCACGTGCAATATTCAAGCCAGTAGAACAGCAAACTTAACTTTAGCACCCCCGAAACGGCAGGTTGTCGGTGCCGACCCTGATGCCATGCTGGAATGGCTGAAATGGTTGCATCTTTTGACATTCCGTTTCCATTTTTCCTTGCCACTTTTGGGTCGCCAAAAGTGGCGCAAAAGCGCCCCCCAGTGCTGCCCTTATCAGCCGTCCGCTTGCCTGGAACTGGGGACCGCAAACAACCGCCCTCCATGGCTTTTGGTTTGCGGTTGCCGCCCTCGTGGCGGCAACCCTGCGGGTCCATAGCGTTCCAGTCGGCGCGTTCTGGCTGGGCCAGCACACGGGGGAGAGGCAGAAGCAGGCCGTCCCCCCCTGAGCCCGTCCGGTGAGTGCGACGCCTGGCTGGCAAGACCCGAACGGGACACTCACAGGAAGTGAGTGGTCCGGCAGCACTGCAGGGATGCAGTGTCTGCTGGATCTCCAGAACAGGCGAGCAGGCGAGCCGGAAAAAACGGGCGTTCGGGGGGCGCGTTTTTCCGTCCTTTTTGCGCGGTCAAAAAGGACAATACCCGGAAAACGAAAAGTGGGATACAGATGAATCAAGCATGCAAAATCAATACGGTTTCCGCGCGGTAAATGCCAGAGAAATAATACCATAACCCAGGGCGACAAGGTGCGAAACTTCAGATCAACGCAACTCTTTCGCATACGGCTCTCACCCCGCAGCGCGGTGCGCAGCCCCTGCCCACCTGCGCAGGAATTGCGCAGGTGGGCATTCAAAACTGAATACGCGTCGTCTGTCGCCCGCGCGCCACTTCCATCACGCCCCCCTCTTTGGCACGAACCAGCACAATGGCTTCAGCCAGCAGCTGGGGAGAGTTGATGGGAATATCGTCTATGGTGAGAACGCGATCGCCGGGACGAAAGCCTGCCCGCTGCGCCCAGCTTCCACTGTGGACCCGCGCCACCTCCATACCACGCTGACCGGAGGTGGCCTTCAGCTCAACGCCCAGCCAGCGGGCCAGCACCAGAATGCCGTAGGTGTCAGGTGCCCTGCGGGCCTGCACCCTGGTATGAAAAACGCGGTTTTCCCGCCACACTGTCAGGTCGATCACATCATCGGCCGTGTAGTCGTGAATACCCATCACATAATCAGCGGCCCCGGTCACCGGCATGTTCCCCACCGCCAGAATCACATCCTGGGGCTGCAATGCCTCGCCGCGAAACAGGGAGGGATTCGCCACTTCGGTAACAGCCACGCCACGATTCCTGGGCAGCTGTGACCCTATGGCGGAACGCAGCTGCGAAGAGAGCTCCTGCACCTCCACCCCGATCCAGGCGCGATCAAGGGTGCCATGGCGCAGAATGTACTCGTAAATGCGCATGGCCCTGTTCACCGGTATACTGAAACCAATACCCTGGGCGCGCCGGTACATGGCCGTGTTGATGCCGATGACATCTCCATGGATATTCAGCAGCGGCCCGCCACTGTTACCGGGGTTAATCATGGTGTCCGTCTGGATGAGGTTGTGGAACACCACTCCATCTCCACGAATGGAGCGGCCAACCGCAGAGATGATTCCCGTGGTAACCGTATTGGAAAAACCAAAGGGGTTGCCAATGGCGATTACCGGTTCACCGATAAACAGCTCATCGGAGTTACCCACCCTGGCGCAGCCCAGATCGTGGGGCGGATTTTCCACCGCCAGTACCGCGATATCGCTGCGGGAGTCGCTTCCCAGAATACGCGCCTTGAATTCACGGTGATCGCCAGTGAAAATCGTGATATCC
This portion of the Desulfurispirillum indicum S5 genome encodes:
- a CDS encoding ABC transporter permease produces the protein MTSSLHLAFQNLLRHRTRSALTMLGIAASVGVLFAVFSFNRGFEQSLAQQLDQTGLHFMVVPSGCAHEVASLVLHGNVIPRYIDDGVMEHVLATEGVALATPILVAQLPNPAQKRIDLIYGVDMKVLEEIKPDWDITGSIPRSAHEILLGYEVAQHTGLKAGDSFRYPQMDELFHVAGVIGNTTSADDAFVYFPIATAQRLMESPGGATAIGVKVDNPERLGLVTEALEKAVPGIQIVTMGQVMNSISNLAASAKSLSISIALIAVMISAVGVMNSILMAVFERTQELGMMRAIGASRFDVFRMILKETTILSLAGGVVGIIIAVLGSRGIESFVRSVMPYVPSGDLVRFELSVALGSVAFIFVVGLLSGLYPAWKASKINPIEAIKG
- a CDS encoding DNA-binding protein, giving the protein MYRISLLLALVAISLLLVACGTKEEVYGSGVNPAAPVITVQDAFFNKDLLETEVTMEGFIQTQCTSNGCWFMLKDDTGQIFVDLSRHSFSLPARLGHDARATGTLTTYNNNLLLVASGVVLK
- a CDS encoding SixA phosphatase family protein, with protein sequence MKPYLLYVTRHAKSSWDDPASRDFDRTLNQRGLANAPQTGQQLLARGIHLDSIVSSPAVRAKATAQLIAHAMDYSPENILFQQRIYEASSSDLASVVAQLDPAWYSVLLCGHNPGLTDFITKYSDLNLDNLPTAAVAALQFELPWKDIHRQKGKCLFFYSPRQGFIEP
- a CDS encoding ABC transporter ATP-binding protein; amino-acid sequence: MIQLKGIEKSYRRGVENVHALAGIDLEIAAGELIAVVGPSGAGKTTLLHILGCLDLPTKGQMHFDGARVDTMGESQLVALRREKIGFIFQQFYLIPGLSVFDNIALPLLFSRKKADPAVIRELAATVGLGDRINHSPSQLSGGEMQRVAVARALVNNPEIILADEPTGNLDSENSEKIFGLLRSLHERGITVVMITHNDELAQRAQRVIRLRDGKICSRQ
- a CDS encoding 3'-5' exonuclease, yielding MNLHAPRSLEQDAICKEHINQLPLLDFTGNIELITTEEQCHEALPALQQCPVLGFDTETRPTFRKGQFFLPSLIQLATHNHVYLFQISRFNLPAGLLEIFSSQHIVKVGAGLNYDVKQLQQIAAFDEQSFVDIAHLATRLGIKQTGLRTLCALLFGKRLSKKARCSDWSRKHLSAEQIKYAAADAWISRELYMALNSLLEKQNASAEPMVSGK
- a CDS encoding trypsin-like peptidase domain-containing protein, whose amino-acid sequence is MPFPLAADDLRRTPVVRAVEQVSAAVVNISTLSVKETAATPFVMNDPFFDEFFRDFFQGFRRSYTTRSLGSGVLISCDGHILTNAHVVAGATDITIFTGDHREFKARILGSDSRSDIAVLAVENPPHDLGCARVGNSDELFIGEPVIAIGNPFGFSNTVTTGIISAVGRSIRGDGVVFHNLIQTDTMINPGNSGGPLLNIHGDVIGINTAMYRRAQGIGFSIPVNRAMRIYEYILRHGTLDRAWIGVEVQELSSQLRSAIGSQLPRNRGVAVTEVANPSLFRGEALQPQDVILAVGNMPVTGAADYVMGIHDYTADDVIDLTVWRENRVFHTRVQARRAPDTYGILVLARWLGVELKATSGQRGMEVARVHSGSWAQRAGFRPGDRVLTIDDIPINSPQLLAEAIVLVRAKEGGVMEVARGRQTTRIQF
- the wrbA gene encoding NAD(P)H:quinone oxidoreductase; amino-acid sequence: MKIAIVFYSMYGHVYQMAQAIAEGAKKVEGAEVKLLQVPETLPVEVLEKMGAVEARKSFAHIPTATVEDLEWADAIIFGTPTRFGNMCGQMRQFLDATGQLWASGSLVGKVGSVFTSTATQHGGQESTLLSFHITLLHHGMVVAGLPYAFQGQTRVDEITGCSPYGASTIAAGDGSRQPSQNELDGARFQGEYVAGIARKLTCC
- the gltX gene encoding glutamate--tRNA ligase gives rise to the protein MVRVRFAPSPTGHLHVGGARTALFNYFYAKAQGGRLILRVEDTDQARSTRESEAMVLEDLRWLGVQWDEGPDVGGDYGPYRQSERTGIYLEYARKLLEADKAYHCYCTDAELEASREEATRLKITPHYNGRCRNLSPEQAAAFEKEGRRPTVRFRAPLRDYVLNDIIRGDVTFKDGMIGDFIIMRSDGMPVYNFCVSIDDVLMEITHVIRAEEHLSNTLRQMMICEALGVEPPRYAHVSLILGEDRSKLSKRHGATSVGQYQEKGYLPEAMVNYLSLLGWSSGSEEELFSVERIIELFSLERINRAAAVFDNAKLDWMNAHYIREADLPRITALMKPYLMQTGLIDGAKDENQLQLEIDIIRGNCTVLADVSTYYPIFLDRDPLLEEDGRAFLQLETSRPLVEEVLKRVEALSQALDGEVYKDMVKEAGKVVGVKGKNLFMTLRVALTGKCRGPELDLLVPVLGQSVVCRRLRWALEQMN